Proteins from one Mercurialis annua linkage group LG7, ddMerAnnu1.2, whole genome shotgun sequence genomic window:
- the LOC126655806 gene encoding protein ACTIVITY OF BC1 COMPLEX KINASE 7, chloroplastic, which yields MAAILVSHSCYCRSVDMMNTDNLSFSSSIQNQFAKFEKQICNSQLRDKKFQVEMKQAESKPVSKLGSNGRVIKMVPTSEVMKQRRLPNGKEVKKVNGTKQVINGASIVKRDTSSAIVMTDFSKTDKLPILEDFKVLPSDEGFSWANANYNRLQRSIDIWSFVLSLRVRVLFDNAKWGYLGGFTEEKQKIRRRKTASWLREQILQLGPTFIKLGQLSSTRSDLFPKEFVDELAKLQDRVPSFSAKKARSFIESELGAPIDMLFKEFEDRPIAAASLGQVHRAILHNGEKVVVKVQRPGLKKLFDIDLSNMKLVAGYFQRSETLGGPTRDWIGIYEECSKILYQEIDYINEGKNADKFRRDFRNAKWVRIPVVFWDYTATKVLTLEYVPGAKINQLDLLDSRGFDRSRISSRAIESYLIQILKTGFFHADPHPGNLAVDDDEALIYYDFGMMGEIKSFTRERLLDLFYAVYEKDAKKVMQSLIDLEALQPTGDLSSVKRSVQYFLDNLLSQTPDQQQTLATIGEDLFAIAVDQPFRFPSTFTFVIRAFSTLEGIGYILDPNFSFVKIAAPYAQELLDLKNKQRSGTQLVDQIRKQANDARSVTLSMPARVQRIEEFVKELESGDLKLRVRVLESERAARKATILQMATMYTVLGGTLLNLGVTFGSQGGQAVANGSFVGAGVFFALLLRSMQRVKKLDKFEKMI from the exons ATGGCGGCAATACTGGTTTCACACAGCTGTTATTGCCGTAGTGTTGATATGATGAACACAGATAATCTCAGTTTCTCCAGTTCAATTCAAAACCAATTTGCAAAATTTGAGAAACAAATATGCAATTCTCAGTTAAGAGACAAAAAATTTCAAGTGGAAATGAAGCAGGCCGAGTCAAAACCAGTCTCAAAACTAGGTAGTAATGGTCGAGTGATCAAAATGGTACCCACCAGTGAGGTGATGAAGCAGAGAAGGTTACCTAATGGTAAAGAAGTAAAGAAAGTTAATGGAACTAAGCAGGTTATCAATGGTGCTAGTATAGTTAAGAGAGATACTAGTTCTGCAATTGTTATGACAGATTTTAGTAAGACTGATAAACTTCCCATTCTGGAGGATTTTAAGGTTTTACCCTCGGATGAAGGTTTCAGTTGGGCGAATGCGAATTATAACCGCTTGCAGAGGAGTATTGATATTTGGTCATTTGTTCTTTCGTTGCGTGTTCGCGTTCTGTTTGATAATGCGAAATGGGGATATTTGGGAGGGTTCACAGAAGAAAAGCAG AAAATCCGAAGGCGAAAAACAGCTTCATGGCTACGGGAACAAATATTACAGCTAGGCCCGACATTTATCAAACTTGGACAGTTATCTTCAACGAGGTCTGATCTATTCCCGAAAGAGTTTGTAGATGAGCTTGCCAAGTTGCAG gATAGGGTTCCTTCCTTCTCAGCAAAGAAAGCAAGAAGCTTCATTGAGAGTGAACTGGGAGCTCCAATCGATATGTTGTTCAAGGAGTTTGAGGATCGACCAATTGCTGCTGCTAGTCTTGGTCAG GTGCACCGTGCCATCCTGCATAATGGCGAGAAAGTAGTTGTGAAAGTTCAAAGGCCTGGTCTGAAGAAGCTGTTTGACATTGATTTGA GTAATATGAAGCTAGTAGCTGGGTACTTTCAGAGAAGTGAAACTCTGGGTGGTCCAACTAGAGATTGGATTGGTATATATGAAGAGTGTTCCAA GATTCTGTACCAAGAGATTGATTACATTAATGAAGGAAAAAATGCTGACAAATTCCGACGAGATTTTCGAAATGCGAAGTGGGTTCGGATACCT GTGGTATTTTGGGATTATACAGCCACAAAGGTGCTGACGTTGGAGTATGTACCAG GTGCTAAGATAAATCAGTTAGATCTGCTAGATTCACGTGGATTTGATCGTTCTCGAATTTCATCACGAGCAATTGAATCATACTTGATTCAG ATTCTGAAAACTGGTTTCTTTCACGCGGATCCTCATCCTGGAAATCTTGCTGTTGATGACGATGAAGCACTCATCTATTATGATTTTGGTATGATGGGAGAGATCAAGTCTTTCACTCGTGAGAGATTGCTTGATCTTTTTTATGCAGTTTATGAGAAGGATGCAAAAAAG GTTATGCAAAGCCTTATAGATCTTGAAGCACTTCAGCCTACTGGAGATTTGTCATCA GTGAAGAGATCTGTGCAGTACTTCTTGGACAATTTGTTAAGTCAAACACCTGATCAGCAGCAGACTTTGGCTACAATAGGAGAG GATTTATTTGCAATAGCTGTCGATCAACCATTTCGGTTTCCATCAACCTTTACATTCGTTATAAGAGCCTTTTCAACTCTTGAAg GTATCGGCTATATTCTTGATCCGAATTTTTCATTCGTGAAAATCGCTGCCCCTTATGCACAG GAACTTTTAGATCTTAAAAACAAGCAGCGTTCAGGAACACAACTAGTTGACCAAATACGGAAACAAGCTAATGAT GCCAGAAGTGTTACATTGTCAATGCCTGCCAGAGTTCAACGGATAGAAGAATTTGTCAAAGAACTTGAATCGGGGGATCTAAAACTCCGCGTTCGAGTGCTTGAG TCAGAAAGAGCAGCTCGGAAAGCAACAATTCTACAAATGGCAACTATGTACACGGTCTTAGGGGGTACCCTACTAAATCTCGGGGTAACCTTTGGCAGTCAAGGCGGTCAAGCTGTCGCAAATGGATCTTTTGTTGGAGCAG GCGTTTTCTTTGCGCTTCTTCTAAGGTCAATGCAAAGGGTGAAGAAGCTTGATAAATTTGAGAAGATGATATAG
- the LOC126655808 gene encoding acetyl-CoA acetyltransferase 2, whose translation MAPEIKPRDVCIVGVARTPMGGFLGSLSSLSATKLGSIAIQAALKRANIDPSLVQEVIFGNVLSANLGQAPARQAALGAGIPNSVICTTVNKVCASGMKATMLAAQSIQLGLNDVVVAGGMESMSNVPKYLGEARKGSRLGHDSLVDGMLKDGLWDVFNDVGMGTCAEICADNHSITREDQDNYAVQSFERGIAAQDSGAFAWEITPVEVSGGRGKPSTTVDKDEGLGKFDPAKLRKLRPSFKDNGGTVTAGNASSISDGAAALVLVSGETATKLGLQVIARISGYADAAQAPELFTTAPALAIPKALSNAGVDASQVDYYEINEAFAVVSLANQKLLGINPEKINVHGGAVSLGHPLGCSGARILVTLLGVLRAKNGKYGVGGVCNGGGGASALVLELL comes from the exons ATGGCTCCAGAAATTAAGCCTAGag ATGTTTGCATTGTTGGCGTCGCTCGTACGCCTATGGGTGGTTTTCTTGGTTCATTGTCGTCTTTATCCGCTACCAAGCTCGGATCTATAGCTATTCAag CTGCTCTGAAAAGGGCCAATATTGATCCATCACTTGTACAAGAAGTTATCTTTGGTAATGTTCTTAGTGCAAATTTAGGACAGGCTCCTGCTAGACAAGCTGCACTAGGTGCTGGAATTCCTAACTCCGTAATCTGTACAACTGTTAATAAAGTTTGTGCCTCCGGAATGAAAG CTACTATGCTTGCTGCCCAGTCTATTCAATTGGGCCTCAATGATGTTGTTGTTGCTGGAGGCATGGAGAGCATGTCCAATGTTCCTAAGTATTTGGGAGAAGCAAG GAAGGGATCTCGACTTGGACACGATTCACTAGTTGATGGAATGCTTAAAGACGGGCTGTGGGATGTTTTTAATGATGTTGGTATGGGGACTTGTGCTGAGATATGTGCAGATAACCACTCAATTACAAGAGAGGACCAG GATAATTATGCTGTTCAAAGTTTTGAGCGGGGTATTGCTGCACAAGACAGTGGTGCCTTTGCATGGGAAATTACTCCG GTTGAAGTTTCTGGAGGTAGGGGAAAGCCTTCTACAACTGTTGATAAAGATGAAGGCTTAGGAAAG TTTGACCCTGCAAAATTGAGGAAGCTCCGACCAAGTTTCAAAGATAATGGAGGAACAGTGACTGCCGGCAATGCCTCTAGCATAAG TGACGGTGCTGCTGCTTTGGTTCTGGTGAGCGGAGAGACAGCAACTAAGCTTGGATTACAAGTGATTGCGAGAATTTCAGGATATGCTGATGCTGCTCAG GCACCGGAGCTATTTACAACAGCTCCAGCCTTGGCAATACCTAAAGCTCTATCAAATGCTGGCGTGGATGCTTCCCAAGTTGATTACTATGAGATAAATGAAGCCTTCGCT GTTGTGTCTCTTGCCAATCAAAAGCTACTTGGAATTAATCCA GAAAAGATTAATGTGCACGGTGGAGCTGTATCTTTGGGACATCCACTAGGTTGCAGTGGAGCTCGTATATTGGTCACACTTTTGGGG GTGTTGAGAGCGAAGAACGGGAAATATGGTGTTGGTGGAGTTTGCAATGGTGGAGGGGGTGCATCTGCTCTTGTTTTAGAGCTTCTATAG
- the LOC126655810 gene encoding protein NOI4 translates to MADKGQPLPKFGEWDVNDPASAEGFTVIFNKARNEKKTGGKPDSPAKDNSGFKHGTGTLGGKPQSKKWFCCIQSAQAE, encoded by the exons ATGGCG GATAAGGGTCAACCATTGCCCAAGTTTGGCGAATGGGATGTTAATGACCCAGCATCAGCTGAGGGGTTCACAGTTATATTTAACAAGGCTAGGAATGAGAAAAAGACAGGTGGAAAGCCCGACTCACCAGCAAAAGACAACTCTGGTTTCAAGCATGGCACTGGTACTCTTGGTGGAAAACCTCAGTCT AAAAAATGGTTTTGCTGCATACAATCTGCTCAGGCAGAATAA